Proteins encoded by one window of Conger conger chromosome 1, fConCon1.1, whole genome shotgun sequence:
- the tent5aa gene encoding terminal nucleotidyltransferase 5A yields the protein MAEDDNGSGAGNRLDLEGSNFSVLSWEQVQRLDKILTDTIPIHGRGNFPTLEMKPRQIVKAVRSRMDEKQITVRDVRLNGSAASHVLHEDSGLGYKDLDLIFCADLKGEAEFQTVKDIVLDCLLDFLPEGVNKERITPLTLKEAYVQKMVKVCNDSDRWSLISLSNNSGKNVELKFVDSLRRQFEFSVDSFQIKLDSLLLFHECSENPMSAAFHPTIIGESVFGDFAAALDHLRHKAICTRNPEEIRGGGLLKYCHLLVRGFHAASESEMKSLQRYMCSRFFIDFPDIGEQQRKLESYLQNHFVGLEDRKYDYLMTLHGVVNESTVCLMGHERRQTLGLITMLAVRVLAEQNVIPNVANVTCYYQPAPYVADGNFNNYYIAQVQPVFTCRQHALQLSRRKRERGEGRGHRESCGENLKRSKTTPLLPPPPTTTSTQCSPEYSAETLARVLLPERRFCPIAPCCQQKRRDVSA from the exons ATGGCCGAAGACGATAATGGTAGCGGTGCTGGAAATAGACTGGACTTGGAGGGCAGTAATTTTAGCGTTCTCAGCTGGGAGCAAGTCCAGCGCTTGGACAAGATCCTGACGGACACCATCCCCATCCACGGCCGCGGCAACTTCCCCACCTTGGAGATGAAACCACGGCAAATAGTAAAAGCAGTGAGGAGTCGAATGGACGAGAAACAGATCACTGTCCGAGATGTACGGTTAAACGGGTCAGCAGCGAGCCACGTCCTGCACGAGGACAGCGGATTGGGGTACAAGGACCTTGACCTCATCTTTTGCGCGGATCTAAAAGGGGAAGCCGAATTTCAGACCGTTAAGGATATAGTTTTAGATTGTCTACTGGATTTCTTACCAGAGGGAGTGAATAAGGAGAGAATTACACCATTAACCTTAAAg GAGGCCTACGTCCAGAAGATGGTGAAGGTCTGCAACGACTCTGACCGCTGGAGCCTCATCTCCCTGTCTAACAACAGCGGCAAGAACGTGGAGCTCAAGTTCGTAGACTCACTGAGGCGGCAGTTTGAGTTCAGCGTGGACTCCTTCCAGATCAAGCTGGACTCCCTGCTCCTGTTTCACGAGTGCTCAGAGAACCCCATGTCTGCGGCCTTCCACCCCACCATCATCGGGGAGAGCGTGTTCGGGGACTTTGCCGCTGCCCTGGACCACCTGCGGCACAAGGCCATCTGCACCCGCAACCCGGAGGAGATCCGGGGCGGAGGGCTGCTGAAgtactgccacctgctggtgcgGGGCTTCCACGCGGCCTCGGAGAGCGAGATGAAGTCGCTGCAGCGCTACATGTGCTCGCGCTTCTTCATCGACTTCCCTGACATCGGCGAGCAGCAGCGCAAGCTGGAGTCCTACCTGCAGAACCACTTCGTGGGCCTGGAGGACCGCAAGTACGACTACCTGATGACGCTGCACGGGGTGGTGAACGAGAGCACGGTGTGCCTGATGGGGCACGAGCGACGGCAGACCCTGGGCCTCATCACCATGCTGGCTGTGCGCGTGCTGGCCGAGCAGAACGTCATCCCCAACGTGGCCAACGTCACCTGCTACTACCAGCCCGCTCCGTACGTGGCCGACGGGAACTTCAACAACTACTACATCGCCCAGGTGCAGCCCGTCTTCACCTGCCGGCAGCACGCGCTGCAACTGAGCCGgcgaaagcgagagagaggtgaagggagag gacacagagagagctgtGGCGAAAACCTAAAAAGGTCCAaaaccacccccctcctcccccctcccccgaccACCACCTCCACTCAGTGCTCCCCTGAATACTCGGCTGAAACACTGGCCAGAGTCCTTCTCCCAGAGAGACGTTTCTGTCCGATTGCACCGTGTTGTCAGCAGAAGAGGAGGGATGTTAGCGCGTAG